The Bradyrhizobium sp. CCGB01 genome segment CTGATGGCCGGCATGGTCGGCCTTCAGACCAGCCACCGCTACGGCAATGCGACGATGCTGGAGTCGGACTTCGTGCTCGGCATCGGCAATCGCTGGGCCAATCGCCACACCGGCTCGGTCGAGACCTACACCAAGGGCCGCACCTTCGTGCATGTCGACATCGAGCCGACACAGATCGGGCGCGTGTTCAATCCCGATCTCGGCATCGTCTCGGACGCGAAGGCCGCGCTCGAACTCTTCGTCACCGTCGCCAGGGAGTGGCGCCGGTCAGGCAGGCTTCGCGAGCGCCAGGCGTGGCCCGCGTCCTGCCGCGATCGCAAGAAGACGATGCTGCGCAAGAGCCATTTCGACAACGTCCCGATCAAGCCGCAGCGCGTCTATGAGGAGATGAACAAGGCCTTCGGTCGCGACACCACCTATGTCACCGTGATCGGCTTGTCGCAGATCGCCGGCGCGCAGTTTTTGGGCGTCTACAAGCCGCGCAACTGGATCAATGCCGGGCAGGCGGGTCCGCTCGGCTGGACGCTGCCCGCCGCGCTCGGCGTGCGCGCGGCGTGTCCCGAGCGCGAGATCGTCGCGCTGTCCGGCGATTACGACTTCCAGTTCCTGATCGAGGAGCTCGCGGTCGGGGCGCAGTTCAATCTGCCCTACATCCACGTCGTCGTGAACAACTCCTATCTCGGCCTGATCCGCCAGGCCCAGCGCGGCTTCGACATGGACTATCACGTCCAGCTCTCCTTCGAGAACGTCAATGCACCGGAGCTCAATGGCTACGGCGTCGACCATGTCGCGGTTGCCGAAGGCCTCGGCTGCAAGGCGATCCGCGTCACTGACCCGAAGGACACGCACGCTGCATTCGCCACGGCGCGCGAGTTGATGGCGAAGCATCGCGTGCCCGTGGTGGTCGAGTTCATTCTCGAACGCGTCACCAACATCGCGATGGGCACCGAGATCGACAATATCGTCGAGTTCGAGGAGGTGCTGGATCTGCCGCTCGACGAGGTCGGGACCAAGCGGCCCGGCGTGCTGCAGCCGGCGGAATAGGGGAGAGCATCATGCCGAAATTCGCCGCCAACCTCACCATGCTCTTCAACGAGATGCCGTTCCTCGACCGCTTCACTGCTGCGAAAGCGGCGGGCTTTGCCGGGGTCGAATATCTCTTTCCCTATGATTTCGAGAAGGCGCAGCTACGCGAACAGCTCGAAGCCCACGGGTTGACGCAGGTGCTGCACAATCTGCCCGCCGGCAACTGGGCGGCGGGCGAGCGCGGCATCGCGATCCTGCCCGATCGCACCGCCGAATTCCGCGACGGCGTGTTCCGCGCCATCGACTACGCCAAGGCGCTCGATTGCGAGCAGCTCAACTGCCTCGTCGGCATCGCGCCCGCGGACGCCGATCCGCGCGAGCTTCAGGAGACGCTGGTCGGCAATTTGCGTTTCGCCGCTTCGACGCTGGCGCGCGAAAATATCAAGCTGCTGGTCGAGCCGATCAACACGCTCGACATTCCCGGCTTCTACCTCAACGGCACCGAGCAGGCGGTGCAGCTGATCTCCGAGGTGCGGTCGAACAATCTGTTCGTGCAGTACGACATCTATCACATGCAGATCATGGAAGGCGATCTCGCCCGCACCATGCAGGAATATCTGCCCCAGATCGCGCACATCCAGCTCGCCGACAATCCCGGCCGCAATGAGCCCGGCACCGGCGAGATCAATTATCCCTTCCTGTTCCGCCACCTCGACGCGATCGGCTATCGCGGCTGGGTCGGCTGCGAATACAAGCCGCGCACCACGACGCTGGAAGGCCTGTCCTGGCACGCGGCGCAAACCTTCGAGACCTGAGGAACGAGTGACATGATCGACATCGGCTTCATTGGACTTGGCACCATGGGACGGCCGATGGCCGGCCATCTTCTGGCCGCGGGCCATCGTGTTCACCTGCATGACGTTGCTCCGGTCGCGCCCGACCTGATCGCGGCCGGCGGCGTCGCCTGCAAGTCAGCCAAGGACGTGGCGGAGGAGGCGGACGCCGTCATCATCATGGTGCCGGATACGCCGCATGTGGAGGCTGTGCTGTTCGGCAAGGACGGTGTCGCGAGCGGCATCTCCAAGGGCAAGATCGTCGTCGACATGAGCTCGATCTCGCCGCTGGCGACCAAGGAGTTCGCCAGGAAAATCGAGGCGCTCGGCGCGGACTATCTCGATGCGCCGGTGTCGGGCGGCGAGGTCGGCGCCAAGGCCGCGAGCCTCACCATCATGGTCGGCGGTCCCGAGCGCGCCTTCAACACCATGAAGCCGGTCTTCGACAAGATGGGCAAGAACGTCACCCGCGTCGGCGCCAATGGCGACGGGCAGACGACGAAAGTTGCGAACCAGATCATCGTCGCGCTGACGATCGGCGCGGTGAGCGAAGCGCTGCTGTTCGCCTCGAAGGCCGGTGCCGACCCGGCGCTGGTGCGGCAGGCGCTGATGGGCGGCTTTGCGTCCTCGCGCATCCTCGAAGTGCACGGTGAGCGGATGGTGAAGCGCAATTTCGATCCGGGCTTCCGCATCGAGCTGCACCAGAAGGACCTCAACCTCGCGCTTGAAGGGGCTCGTGCGCTCGGCCTGTCGCTGCCGAACACGGCGGTGGCACAGCAGCTCTTCTCGGCCTGCACTGCGCATGGCGGCAAAGCCTGGGATCATTCGGCGATGGTGCGCGCGCTGGAACTGATGGCAGGGCACGAGATCGCAGCGGCGTAAACTGTTACGGGGTAACAGTCTTCAGAATTGACGCCTCTTTGGCCATGCGGGAACCGGAACAATGCTCCGGCCCCGCGGTTGATGGCGCATGACAATCACTGGAGACATGAGGACATGAAAACCCGTCTTGCGATTTCGTTGGCTGCAGCGTCGCTGCTGGCGTCGAGCGCAGCCTTTGCCCAGTCGACGACCGAACAGGGCGCTAGGGACGGCGCGCGCGCGGGCGGCGACATTGGCGGTCCGATCGGCGCGATGGTTGGCGGCACCGTCGGTGCAGCCGTCGGCGCGGGTCTCGAAATTCCGAATGCGGTGCTCGGTGGAATCCCGCGCGATGACTCGGTCGTGATCCGCGAGCGCGTCGTGGTCGGCGAGCCGCTGCCGCCGACCGTGGTGCTGCGCCCGGTGCCGAATTACACCGAGTATCGCTATGCGGTGGTGAACGATCGCCGCGTGATCGTCGAGCCGCGCACGCGCCGCGTCGTCAAGATCATCGACTGATCGATCGGGACATAGGCTAGGAAGAGGGCCCTGCGGAGCGTCGCTCCGCGGGGCCTTAGCTTGTGAGGGCCGAATTGGCGCGAAACCGGGTCATGACCCAATCGGCGGCGGCGGCGAGCGCAAAGCCGATGCAGGCGGTGCCGGCATCGACCAGAAAGTCTTCTAGCCGCGCATGCCGTCCCGGCGCCCAGAATTGCATCAGCTCGAGCGCGCCGATCAGGACCACCGCGGCGGCGGCGACGGCCCAGCGGCGATTGCGGTAGGCGAGGCCGAAGGCCAGTCCCACCAGGATGAAGGCGAGGGCATGCTCGCCGTCCTGGCCGAGGTCGGAATGGGGCCGCAGGCCGGGCGGGCCGAGGGTTGCGAAAGTGACGGCGGCTGCCAGCAGCCAGGCAAAAAAGCGGGCAAAAATGGACATCCGGTGCCGATAGCACGGATTTGCAACGGCCTGTCATGGGGGCCGGATCAGATCGCCGTGTAGTTAATGACGAAACGTTAAAGCGGCTCGCGCACGCCGAGGCCGTGCATGAAGCGTTCCCGGATCTGGACGGGATCTCGGCGGGTGGTGCCGACGCCCGGCTTGTCGTCGATGCGGACCGCGATCAGGCTCGGCTCGGAGGCGGACATGGCCTCGTCGACCAGCCGCTCGAAATCCTCCTCGTCCGCGGCCCAGGCGCTGTTGGCAAGCCCCGAGCCGGAGGCGATCGCGACGATGTCAGCCACGTGTGCCGCCGGCGTCGGCTGCGCACCGGTGATCTGGTAGATGCCGTTGTCCATCACGATCATGACGAGGTTCTTCGGCTTCAAGGCCGCGATCGTCGAGAGCGCGCCGAGCTGCATCAACAGCGAGCCGTCGCCTTCGAGTGCGAAGACGCGGCGATCGGGCTGCGCCAGCGCGACGCCGAGCGCGATCGGGAAGGCGAGGCCCATGCTGCCGAGCATGTAGAAGTTCTGCGGACGATGGCCGGCGGCCCAGAGATCGAAATTGGTGTTGCCGATGCCGCCGATCACCGCTTCCTCGTGCTTGAGCCTGGCGATCAGGCGCGAGGTGATATCGAAGCGGTTCATGACCTTCGTGTTGCGGTTGTCCATCGCCGGCCTCACTTGTCGAAGGTCTTGCCGCCGGTGAGCAGCGGGTTGAGGATCAGCGCCACCGGCGCCTGCGTGGTGACGGCCTGCTTGATCGAGCGGTCGGCGATGAATTCGAGTTCGTCGAGCCGGGTGATGGTGTGGTGCTCCAGCGCGAGTGAATCCAGCACCGGGCGCATGGTGCGGCAGACCAGCGATTGCCCGTAATTGAACTCGCCGAGCGTGCCGCGCTCGGAGACGAACATGATCAGCGGGATCTGGTAGGGCACCGCAAGCGAGGCCAGCACGTTGGCGAGCGTGGCAAAGCCGGAGGTCTGCATCAGCACCGCGCCGCGCCGTCCGCCCATCCAGGCGCCGGAGACGATGCCGACAGCCTCTTCCTCGCGGGCGGTGGCAAAGGTCGTGAAGAAGGGATCGGCGTGCAGGTTCTTGATCAGCGGCGTCAGCACACGGTCGGGCACGTAAGGGATAAGGCTGATCTCGTTCCGCTTCAGGGTTTGCAGGACGATGCCATGCCAGCTCTTTTCGCTGGATGCTGGTCCTGCCGAGGCCTGCTGTTCCGCAATCGCCATTGCGTTCTCCCTTGAGCCGCGCATGCTTCTTGGTTCTGGCCGTCGCGGCGACCTGCCGAACTTGACGCGGCAGGCGGGATTGTCAACATGTCCCGGCCGGCACCGTGATCTGCGCCAGACGGCCTGCCGTGGCCGGCACCGCCATGTCATAAGCGGCGACAACGAGAAAACGGGAGGGACGCATGGACGGGGCGCGGGTGCGCTGGCCTTGCGGGTCTCCATGAGAGAGCCGGAAGGGTCCTGATGTCCGTCAACAGCAAGCGCGTCTTCTACGTCAAATATCTGGCCAATCCGATCTATATCGACATCCTGAAGGCGCGGCCCGACGTCCGGCTCGACCGCATCGAGAACGAGAGCCCCGAAGACTTCTACGCGCCGATCCTGAGCGCGGCCCACGTCTATCAGATCGGCGCCGCCCGCGACGAGCTGGCCCCGCATTTTCATGTCGATGCCGCCTTCCTGAAGCGCACGCCGAACCTGCTGCTCGTCTCCAGCAATGGTGCGGGCTTCGATCCCGTCGACGTCGAGGCCTGCACGGACGCGGGCGTCGTGGTCGTCAACCAGTCCGGCGGCAACGCCCATTCCGTCGCCGAGCACGCGCTGGCGATGATGCTGACGCTGTCGAAGCGCATCATCCAGTCCGACCGCCGCCTGCGCCGCGAGCGCGACGTCAACCGCAACGACCTCGTCGGCAACGAGGTCGAGCACAAGACGGTCGGCATCATCGGCCTCGGCAATGTCGGCCGCCGCATCGCCGCGCTCTGCAAGGGCCTGCTCGGCATGACGGTACTTGCCTATGACCCGTATCTGTCGGCCGAGGTGATGGCCGAGCGGGGCGGGGAGAAGGTCGAACTCGACGAGCTGCTGCGCCGCGCCGATTTCGTCTCGATCTCCTGTCCGCTCAACAAGGGAAGCCGCAACATGATCAGCGTGCGCGAATTCGGGCTGATGCAGCCGCATGCCTACTTCATCACCACGGCACGCGGCTTCATCCACGACGAGGACGCGCTGCTTCAGGCCTTGCGCGACAAGCGCATTGCCGGTGCCGGCCTCGACGTCTGGTCCAAGGAGCCGCCGCCGCCGGAGCATCCGCTGCTCCAGTTCGACAACGTGCTGGCGAGCCCGCATACCGCAGGCGTCACGATCGAGGCGCGCCAGAACATGGGCCGCATCGCTGCCGAGCAGGTGCTCGAGACGCTCGACGGCAAACGTCCGCCGCGCATCATCAATCCCGAGGTGTGGCCGCGCTATGCCGAGCGCTTCAAGCAGGCTTTTGGCGTGATGCCCGGGTAGGGAGCGCGCGAAGTCCGATCGCGCTCCCATCGTTGGTTATCGGGATGAAAGCAGAAAGCGGCGCATTTTACCGATGGCGTGAGTGATCGCGTATGACTTGTCCTGTAGATCAGGGGACATGAGCATATTATCGATTGCGACATCCGGACTTTCCGCGGCGAGTTTGCGTGTGAACGTGGCCGCGAGCAACATCGCCAATGTCAGCACGACCGGCCCGCTACCTGCGTCAGGCGGATCAAGCGCGTCGGCCGGTGCCAGCGGTCCCGGCATTGGTCCGACGTTTCCCGCGGCCTACGTGCCGTTGCGAGTCGATCAGGTCTCCCAATCGAGCGGCTCGACACCCGGCGGCACGATCGCGACGGTATCGACGGTGTCGCCGAGCTTTACCGCACAATCCGACCCAGGTGCTCCCTTCGCAAACCAGGACGGCCTGGTCGCAGCGCCGAATGTCGATCTCGCTGGCGAATTCGTTGAGCTGGCGACCGCAAAGTACAGCTTCATTGCGAATGCGAAGGTCATTCAAGCTTACGCCGAGACGGAAGACACACTACTCGACATCAAGGCGTGATCGCTGACGTCGGACCCTGTCTCGCCAGCCCTCGCTCGTCCGCCGCCACCGGCGTGACGCTGGGGGCCGCTACCCCAATTTTGTGCCGAGCTGCTTGAACACGGCCTCGCAGGTCATGAGGTCGAGATGGCCGCCGCCGGCGTTCTTGAAGAACGTGATGTCGGACGGTGACGTGCGTCCCTGTACGCGATCGCCGGCGAGATCGTAGAGGTCGCCAAGAACATCAGCTTCACTGATCGCGCCGCTGGCGATCGGCTGCAGGATGTCGCCGACGCCGTGGAAGGCGGACTCACGCCTGTCTACGAAGACACGCGACAGCTTTGCTGCCTCGTCGTCTGCCTCGCGCGTTTGCGGCGTGTAGCCGCCGACCAGGTCCAGATGCGTGCCCGGCCGCAGATTGCGGCCCCTGATCAGCGGCTGATGCGCGCGGGTGCAGGTGGTGATGATCTCGGCCTCGCGCGTCGCGGCGTCGAGATCAGTGATGGTCTCCGCCCTGACACCGTCCGCCGCCAGTCGCTGCGCGAGTTCCGATGCGCGATCCGGACTCCGGTTCCAGATCAACACGCGTTGCAGCGACGGCCGCACGGTGCGATGCCCGCGGATCAGCCATTCGGACATCTCGCCGGCGCCGACGCAAAGCAGCGTCTCGGGATTGGGCGGCGCGAGCAGTTTCGTGCCCAGCGCGGAGTCGGCCGCGGTGCGCCAGTGCGTGATCTCGGTCCCGTCCATCGCCGCCAGCGGCCGTCCATTGGTGCCGTCGAACAGCACGCACACGGCCTGCACCGCCGGCATCTTCCCTTCCGCCAGATTGGCCGGAAAGCTGGTGAACATCTTGCTCGCCATGTAGCGGCCGGGATCGACGGCGCTGCGGATGACGTATTGCGCCTTCTCGCCGCCGAGAAAGGCATCCAGCACCTCCATCTTCGGCCGGCGGTGCGCGTCTTCCAGGGCGGCAATGAGGATCGGAAAGGTCAGAACTCTCGTCACTTCGGTATCGGAGACAAATTGCAAGGTGAAATCCTCATGGACGAGCGGCAGTTGCCCTTAGACCCGCGCGGCGAGTTCCGCAATGAATCTTCCGTCCGGGCTCCTTGGTTTTGATCCGCGTCAAAATCTCCTTCCCCCATCCGGCCTAAATGGGACTAGAGTGCCGACGGGCAGGCCGGCGCAGGCAGGAGGTCCCATGTCAACTTATGTCGTCAGGTTCATGAAGGACGTGCTCGGCCAGTACGGTCGCCAGATCGAGGTTTGCCAGGGCACGCTCGAGATCGACGCCACCGACGAGAACGAAGCCACGGAGCGGGCGAAGGCAAAATTCTGCAAGGACCAGGCGTTGCACCACTGGTCGCTGCATGCCGACCGCATCCAGGTGAGACCGGCCGACTTTCCGTCGTGAGGCCTACCGGCCCGGCGCGATGAGCGGCGGGGGCGCCGTCGTTCCCGCGCCGAGAGATCGCTGCACCATCACAGTGTCGGACCAGCGGCCGTGGCGATAGGCGACGCCGGAGAGCAGGCCGGCGCGCGCGAAACCGAACTTCTCGTGCAGCGCCAGCGATGGCGCGTTGTCGGCATCGATATAGCCGATCATCTGGCGGAAGCCGGCCGCCGCACAGGCGTCGATCAGTTCCTGGAGCAGAAGCCGTCCGACCCCGCGGCCAAGATGCTCGTGGTGGACATAGATTGAGTGCTTGGCCGTGTAGCGATAGGCCGGGCGTTTGCGGAATAGTACCGCATAGGAATAGCCGACCACCTCGCCGCGAAAGGTCGCGACCAGGTGCGGCAGGCGGGTCTGCTTCAAATTCTTGCGCCGGTCTCGCAGATCGTCCGGTTCGGGCGCGCCGGTTCCCTCGACATCGCGCGGCACGCCATTGCGGACGTGATGGCGGTAGATCGCCAGCATCGCCTCCACATCGCTCTCGCGCGAGGGCCTGACCTGGACCGGTTCGTCGCTTGCGCGCGCAGCTGTTTCGTTCATCGGCACCTACTCGGCAACGACGTAAGTATAGAGCCCGATGCGGCCGTTCGCATCGATCTCCTTGTAGACGCCCTGGATTTCCACATCGAACCCCGGGAACGTGTTGAAGCAGGTCTCGAACATCTTGAGATAGTCCACCATGGGCTTGGCCCGTTCGGTCAGCCGCTCGCCGGGCACGATGGTGGCGATGCCCGGTGGATAGACCACGAAGGGCGTGGTGGCGATGCGGCCCGCGATCGCCTCGATCGGCAGATAGTCGACATCGTTCTTGAACAGATAGCGCGCCGCATCGCGGGGCGACATTGCGATCTCAGGCATGTGCTCGGGCATGAACTGCCGGGCCTGGAGCGCGCTGACGTCGGCGGCGCGGAAGAAGCGGTGCATCTCGCCGCAGAGATCGCGCAGTCGCACGCCGGCATAGCGGGCCTGGCGCCGCTGGTAAAATTCGGGGATGACGTCGGCCAGCAAGGCATTGTCGTCATGTAGCCTCTTGAATGCGACAAGGCCCGAGATCAGCGTGCCGGCCTTGCTCGCCTCGACCCCAGGGGTGAGCAGGAAGAGCAGGGAGTTGAGGTCGTTCTTTTCAGGGACGATGCGGTTCTCGCGCAGATATTGCGCGACGACCGGCGCGGGGATGCCGTGCTCGGCATACGCGCCGGTCGCGCGATCGAAGCCGGGCGTGAGCAGCGTCAGCTTGTTCGGGTCGGTCATGGCGAAGCCCTCGCTGAGGCCGGGGAAGCCATGCCAGGTGCTGTCGGGGGAGAGCTGCCACAGTGCCGGATTGGTGGCGAGTTCGTCGGTGGAGAGGGTCTCCCAGGCGACGTTGTGCGCGGCGCCGGGACGGCTGACGTCGGGAATGGCGACACGATCGGGGACGAAGGGTTCG includes the following:
- a CDS encoding thiamine pyrophosphate-dependent enzyme, which translates into the protein MDNRNTKVMNRFDITSRLIARLKHEEAVIGGIGNTNFDLWAAGHRPQNFYMLGSMGLAFPIALGVALAQPDRRVFALEGDGSLLMQLGALSTIAALKPKNLVMIVMDNGIYQITGAQPTPAAHVADIVAIASGSGLANSAWAADEEDFERLVDEAMSASEPSLIAVRIDDKPGVGTTRRDPVQIRERFMHGLGVREPL
- a CDS encoding 2-hydroxy-3-oxopropionate reductase — protein: MIDIGFIGLGTMGRPMAGHLLAAGHRVHLHDVAPVAPDLIAAGGVACKSAKDVAEEADAVIIMVPDTPHVEAVLFGKDGVASGISKGKIVVDMSSISPLATKEFARKIEALGADYLDAPVSGGEVGAKAASLTIMVGGPERAFNTMKPVFDKMGKNVTRVGANGDGQTTKVANQIIVALTIGAVSEALLFASKAGADPALVRQALMGGFASSRILEVHGERMVKRNFDPGFRIELHQKDLNLALEGARALGLSLPNTAVAQQLFSACTAHGGKAWDHSAMVRALELMAGHEIAAA
- the hyi gene encoding hydroxypyruvate isomerase gives rise to the protein MPKFAANLTMLFNEMPFLDRFTAAKAAGFAGVEYLFPYDFEKAQLREQLEAHGLTQVLHNLPAGNWAAGERGIAILPDRTAEFRDGVFRAIDYAKALDCEQLNCLVGIAPADADPRELQETLVGNLRFAASTLARENIKLLVEPINTLDIPGFYLNGTEQAVQLISEVRSNNLFVQYDIYHMQIMEGDLARTMQEYLPQIAHIQLADNPGRNEPGTGEINYPFLFRHLDAIGYRGWVGCEYKPRTTTLEGLSWHAAQTFET
- a CDS encoding VanZ family protein is translated as MSIFARFFAWLLAAAVTFATLGPPGLRPHSDLGQDGEHALAFILVGLAFGLAYRNRRWAVAAAAVVLIGALELMQFWAPGRHARLEDFLVDAGTACIGFALAAAADWVMTRFRANSALTS
- a CDS encoding hydroxyacid dehydrogenase — protein: MSVNSKRVFYVKYLANPIYIDILKARPDVRLDRIENESPEDFYAPILSAAHVYQIGAARDELAPHFHVDAAFLKRTPNLLLVSSNGAGFDPVDVEACTDAGVVVVNQSGGNAHSVAEHALAMMLTLSKRIIQSDRRLRRERDVNRNDLVGNEVEHKTVGIIGLGNVGRRIAALCKGLLGMTVLAYDPYLSAEVMAERGGEKVELDELLRRADFVSISCPLNKGSRNMISVREFGLMQPHAYFITTARGFIHDEDALLQALRDKRIAGAGLDVWSKEPPPPEHPLLQFDNVLASPHTAGVTIEARQNMGRIAAEQVLETLDGKRPPRIINPEVWPRYAERFKQAFGVMPG
- a CDS encoding GNAT family N-acetyltransferase → MNETAARASDEPVQVRPSRESDVEAMLAIYRHHVRNGVPRDVEGTGAPEPDDLRDRRKNLKQTRLPHLVATFRGEVVGYSYAVLFRKRPAYRYTAKHSIYVHHEHLGRGVGRLLLQELIDACAAAGFRQMIGYIDADNAPSLALHEKFGFARAGLLSGVAYRHGRWSDTVMVQRSLGAGTTAPPPLIAPGR
- a CDS encoding ornithine cyclodeaminase family protein; this translates as MQFVSDTEVTRVLTFPILIAALEDAHRRPKMEVLDAFLGGEKAQYVIRSAVDPGRYMASKMFTSFPANLAEGKMPAVQAVCVLFDGTNGRPLAAMDGTEITHWRTAADSALGTKLLAPPNPETLLCVGAGEMSEWLIRGHRTVRPSLQRVLIWNRSPDRASELAQRLAADGVRAETITDLDAATREAEIITTCTRAHQPLIRGRNLRPGTHLDLVGGYTPQTREADDEAAKLSRVFVDRRESAFHGVGDILQPIASGAISEADVLGDLYDLAGDRVQGRTSPSDITFFKNAGGGHLDLMTCEAVFKQLGTKLG
- a CDS encoding thiamine pyrophosphate-binding protein, translated to MAIAEQQASAGPASSEKSWHGIVLQTLKRNEISLIPYVPDRVLTPLIKNLHADPFFTTFATAREEEAVGIVSGAWMGGRRGAVLMQTSGFATLANVLASLAVPYQIPLIMFVSERGTLGEFNYGQSLVCRTMRPVLDSLALEHHTITRLDELEFIADRSIKQAVTTQAPVALILNPLLTGGKTFDK
- a CDS encoding flagellar basal body rod protein FlgC, with protein sequence MSILSIATSGLSAASLRVNVAASNIANVSTTGPLPASGGSSASAGASGPGIGPTFPAAYVPLRVDQVSQSSGSTPGGTIATVSTVSPSFTAQSDPGAPFANQDGLVAAPNVDLAGEFVELATAKYSFIANAKVIQAYAETEDTLLDIKA
- a CDS encoding DUF1236 domain-containing protein; amino-acid sequence: MKTRLAISLAAASLLASSAAFAQSTTEQGARDGARAGGDIGGPIGAMVGGTVGAAVGAGLEIPNAVLGGIPRDDSVVIRERVVVGEPLPPTVVLRPVPNYTEYRYAVVNDRRVIVEPRTRRVVKIID
- the gcl gene encoding glyoxylate carboligase, giving the protein MAKMRAIDAAVRILEKEGISIAFGVPGAAINPLYSALKQRGSIRHILARHVEGASHMAEGYTRAKAGNIGVCIGTSGPAGTDMITGLYSAIADSIPILCITGQAPRARLYKEDFQAVDIESIAKPVTKWAVTVREPALVPRVFSQAFHVMRSGRPGPVLIDMPLDVQLAEIEFDDETYEPLPVYKPAATRKQVEKALEMLNAAERPLIVAGGGIINADASDLLVEFAEIANVPVVPTLMGWGAIPDDHVLMAGMVGLQTSHRYGNATMLESDFVLGIGNRWANRHTGSVETYTKGRTFVHVDIEPTQIGRVFNPDLGIVSDAKAALELFVTVAREWRRSGRLRERQAWPASCRDRKKTMLRKSHFDNVPIKPQRVYEEMNKAFGRDTTYVTVIGLSQIAGAQFLGVYKPRNWINAGQAGPLGWTLPAALGVRAACPEREIVALSGDYDFQFLIEELAVGAQFNLPYIHVVVNNSYLGLIRQAQRGFDMDYHVQLSFENVNAPELNGYGVDHVAVAEGLGCKAIRVTDPKDTHAAFATARELMAKHRVPVVVEFILERVTNIAMGTEIDNIVEFEEVLDLPLDEVGTKRPGVLQPAE